The following coding sequences lie in one Streptomyces albofaciens JCM 4342 genomic window:
- the ald gene encoding alanine dehydrogenase, whose translation MKVGIPREVKNNEFRVAITPAGVHELVRNGHQVFIEKDAGLGSAIPNEEYVSAGAEILDTADEVWATADLLLKVKEPIAEEYHRLRKDQTLFTYLHLAASRECTDALLESGTTAIAYETVETAGRQLPLLAPMSEVAGRIAPQVGAYHLMRQAGGRGVLPGGVPGVAAGRAVVIGGGVSGWNAVQIAVGLGFHVTLLDKDINKLREADRIFGTKVQTIVSNAYELEKAVVEADLVVGAVLIPGAKAPKLVTNELVAKMKPGSVLVDIAIDQGGCFEDSRPTTHAEPTFQVHNSVFYCVANMPGAVPSTSTYALTNATLPYIVSLANNGWVEALRRDAALAKGLNTHDGKVVYGPVAEAHGLEATDLTTLLG comes from the coding sequence GTGAAGGTCGGCATCCCCCGCGAGGTCAAGAACAACGAGTTCCGGGTGGCGATCACGCCTGCCGGTGTGCACGAGCTGGTCCGCAACGGCCACCAGGTCTTCATCGAGAAGGACGCCGGCCTCGGATCCGCCATCCCGAACGAGGAGTACGTCTCGGCCGGCGCCGAGATCCTCGACACCGCCGATGAGGTCTGGGCCACCGCTGACCTGCTCCTGAAGGTCAAGGAGCCGATCGCGGAGGAGTACCACCGCCTCCGCAAGGACCAGACGCTCTTCACCTACCTGCACCTGGCCGCCTCCCGCGAGTGCACCGACGCCCTCCTGGAGTCCGGCACCACCGCCATCGCCTACGAGACGGTGGAGACCGCGGGCCGCCAGCTGCCGCTGCTCGCCCCGATGTCCGAGGTCGCGGGCCGCATCGCCCCGCAGGTCGGCGCCTACCACCTGATGCGCCAGGCCGGCGGCCGCGGTGTGCTGCCGGGCGGCGTGCCGGGCGTGGCCGCGGGCAGGGCCGTCGTCATCGGCGGCGGCGTCTCCGGCTGGAACGCGGTGCAGATCGCCGTGGGCCTCGGCTTCCACGTCACCCTGCTCGACAAGGACATCAACAAGCTGCGCGAGGCGGACCGGATCTTCGGCACCAAGGTGCAGACGATCGTCTCCAACGCCTACGAGCTGGAGAAGGCCGTCGTCGAGGCCGACCTCGTCGTGGGCGCGGTGCTCATCCCGGGCGCCAAGGCCCCGAAGCTGGTCACCAACGAGCTGGTCGCCAAGATGAAGCCCGGAAGTGTCCTTGTCGACATCGCCATCGACCAGGGCGGCTGCTTCGAGGACTCCCGTCCCACCACCCACGCCGAGCCGACCTTCCAGGTCCACAACTCGGTCTTCTACTGCGTGGCCAACATGCCCGGCGCGGTGCCCAGCACCTCCACCTACGCGCTGACCAACGCCACGCTGCCGTACATCGTGTCGCTGGCCAACAACGGCTGGGTCGAGGCGCTGCGCCGCGACGCCGCCCTCGCCAAGGGCCTGAACACCCACGACGGCAAGGTCGTCTACGGCCCGGTCGCCGAGGCGCACGGCCTGGAGGCCACCGACCTGACCACGCTCCTCGGCTGA